From a region of the Primulina eburnea isolate SZY01 chromosome 7, ASM2296580v1, whole genome shotgun sequence genome:
- the LOC140836929 gene encoding 1,4-alpha-glucan-branching enzyme 3, chloroplastic/amyloplastic, translated as MGSEEVLLKPPVLIQQSTLQNQAPRSQEQPDFRVSMFSSTYPAPIYPLPTNFSFLKRNFTRSNSGGSAVLLSSRKTNINICKCSATDHPQSQPQRSQRPRKKTQQPDTDKEDGIDPVGFLAKQGITNRELAQFLRERHKALKDLKAEIFNRHLNLKELASGFEILGMHRNVQHRVDYMDWAPGARYCSLVGDFNDWSPTESCAREGHLGHDDYGYWFIILEDKVRDGEEPDELYFQQYNYVDDYDKGDSGVTAEEVFKKMNDEYWEPGEDRFIKSRYELAAKLYEQIFGPNGPQTEEELEEIADPHTRYKAWKEQHKDDPPSDIPTFDVIDDGQEHDIFDVVSDPVWREKFRAKKPPIAYWLEIRKGRKAWLKKYIPGIPHGSKYRVYLNTPMGPLERIPAWATYVIPETYNNEAYAVHWEPPPESAYRWKHKHPPKPKSLRVYECHVGISGQEPKVATFSEFTKNVLPHVKEAGYNVIQLIGVLEHKDYFTIGYKVTNFYAVSSRFGTPDEFKNLVDEAHGLGLSVVLDIVHSYAAADEMVGLSFFDGSNDCYFHSGKRGHHKFWGTRMFKYGDHDVLHFLLSNLNWWIMEYQIDGFYFHSLSSMMYTHNGFAAFTGEMEEYCNQYVDKDALLYLILANEILHVLHPDIVTIAEDATLYPGLCEPTSQGGLGFDYFVNLSASEMWLSLLEKVPDNEWSMSKLVNTLIGNSNTVSKMLLYAENHNQSISGGRSFAEILFGSANTEESILRGLSLHKMIRLITFTIGGPAYLNFMGNEFGHPKRVEFPMTSNNYSYSLANRCWDLLADEIHKKMFAFDKDMMKLDANERILLRGSRGLPNVHHVNDTTMVISYLRGPFLLVFNFHPINSYDRYNVGVDEAGEYQVILNTDEKIYGGQGLIHPDQYAQRTISRRTDGARFCLEVPLPSRTAQVYKLARILRV; from the exons ATGGGCAGTGAAGAGGTTTTGTTAAAACCCCCGGTCCTTATCCAACAATCCACTCTTCAAAACCAAGCCCCTCGCTCGCAGGAACAGCCAGATTTCCGAGTTTCCATGTTTTCCTCGACATACCCAGCTCCAATCTATCCTCTCCCTACGAATTTTTCCTTTCTAAAGAGAAATTTCACTCGAAGCAACAGCGGTGGCTCTGCTGTGCTCCTTTCAAGCCGCAAAACCAACATAAACATATGCAAATGCTCCGCCACGGATCACCCTCAGTCGCAGCCCCAACGCTCGCAGAGACCGCGTAAGAAAACCCAGCAGCCAGATACTGATAAAGAAGACGGAATTGACCCTGTTGGATTCCTTGCAAAACAGGGCATTACGAACAGAGAACTCGCCCAATTCCTTCGGGAAAG GCATAAAGCTTTGAAGGACTTAAAAGCCGAAATTTTTAATCGCCATCTTAATCTGAAAGAGCTGGCTTCTGG GTTCGAGATACTGGGCATGCATCGGAATGTTCAGCACCGTGTGGATTACATGGATTGGGCTCCAG GTGCTCGCTATTGTTCTCTGGTTGGAGATTTCAATGACTGGTCACCGACAGAGAGTTGTGCAAGGGAGGGCCATcttggccatgatgattatgggTACTGGTTCATAATTCTTGAAGATAAAGTAAGGGACGGAGAAGAGCCAGATGAACTGTATTTTCAACAATACAATTACGTGGATGATTATGATAAAGGTGACAGTGGTGTCACAGCTGAAGAAGTATTTAAGAAAATGAATGACGAGTACTGGGAACCAGGTGAAGATCGCTTTATAAAATCACGCTATGAACTTGCAGCTAAGTTGTATGAGCAAATATTTGGGCCTAATGGTCCGCAAACAGAAGAGGAACTAGAAGAAATAGCAGATCCACACACTAGATATAAAGCCTGGAAAGAGCAGCACAAAGATGATCCACCAAGCGATATACCAACTTTTGATGTGATTGATGATGGACAAGAACATGATATTTTTGATGTTGTAAGTGATCCTGTTTGGAGAGAGAAATTTCGTGCCAAGAAGCCTCCTATTGCTTATTGGTTAGAGATTCGAAAAGGAAGGAAAGCTTGGTTAAAGAAATATATACCTGGGATCCCTCATGGAAGCAAGTACAGAGTTTATCTCAACACTCCTATGGGACCTTTAGAGCGAATTCCTGCTTGGGCAACATATGTGATCCCAG AAACATACAACAATGAAGCTTATGCTGTGCATTGGGAACCACCTCCTGAAAGTGCCTACAGATGGAAACATAAGCATCCCCCAAAGCCAAAGTCGTTGCGTGTATATGAATGTCATGTCGGGATCAGCGGACAGGAGCCCAAAGTTGCTACGTTTTCTGAGTTCACTAAGAAT GTCCTACCTCATGTAAAGGAAGCGGGATATAATGTGATCCAACTGATAGGTGTTCTCGAACACAAGGATTATTTCACCATTGGGTACAAA GTGACAAATTTCTATGCTGTGAGTAGCCGTTTTGGTACACCTGACGAGTTCAAGAACTTGGTGGATGAAGCACATG GGCTTGGCTTAAGTGTTGTTTTGGATATTGTCCACTCATATGCTGCAGCTGACGAAATGGTTGGATTATCATTTTTTGATGGATCAAATGACTGTTACTTTCATTCTG GTAAAAGGGGTCATCATAAATTTTGGGGAACAAGAATGTTCAAATATGGAGATCACGACGTATTGCACTTCCTTCTTTCAAATTTGAACTG GTGGATCATGGAGTATCAAATAGATGGTTTCTATTTTCATTCCCTGTCATCAATGATGTATACACACAATGGATTTGCAGCGTTTACCGGTGAAATGGAGGA GTATTGTAATCAATATGTCGACAAGGATGCGTTGTTATATCTCATTTTAGCTAATGAGATATTGCATGTGCTTCATCCTGACATAGTGACCATTGCTGAAGAT GCAACACTTTATCCTGGGCTTTGCGAGCCAACTTCTCAAGGTGGACTAGGATTTGATTATTTTGTTAATCTATCTGCATCGGAGATGTGGTTGTCACTCCTCGAGAAAGTCCCTGACAATGAATGGAGTATGAGTAAG CTTGTGAACACATTGATTGGCAATAGCAACACTGTCAGCAAGATGCTTCTGTATGCAGAAAATCACAACCAG TCTATTTCTGGTGGCCGTTCATTTGCAGAAATACTTTTTGGATCAGCTAACACGGAAGAGTCAATTCTTAGAGGTTTGTCATTGCACAAG ATGATCAGATTAATTACCTTCACAATTGGTGGTCCAGCATACCTAAATTTTATGGGCAATGAATTCGGACATCCAAAG AGGGTCGAGTTTCCAATGACAAGCAACAATTATTCCTACTCACTGGCTAATCGGTGCTGGGATCTTTTGGCGGATGAAATTCACAAAAAAATGTTTGCATTTGATAAG GATATGATGAAACTGGATGCCAATGAAAGAATACTTTTAAGAGGTTCAAGGGGCCTTCCCAATGTCCATCATGTCAATGACACTACCATG GTGATATCTTATTTACGAGGTCCTTTTCTCTTAGTTTTCAACTTCCATCCCATAAATTCTTATGACAGATACAATGTAGGCGTTGACGAAGCCGGCGAGTATCAA GTAATACTCAATACCGATGAAAAGATTTATGGTGGCCAAGGATTGATTCATCCGGATCAATATGCTCAAAGAACCATAAGCAGAAG AACTGATGGCGCCAGATTTTGCTTGGAAGTACCACTGCCAAGTAGAACTGCGCAG GTCTACAAGTTGGCGCGTATTCTTAGAGTGTAA